AAGTTCGTATTTTCTGCGAGTGAAGCCTATCTGATTGAGGACGGCCAGATTACGAAGCCGGTGAAGGGAGCCACGTTGATCGGGAACGGACCTGAGATTCTCACCAAAGTCTCGATGGTGGGACACGATCTGAAGCTCGATAACGGCATCGGGACCTGCGGGAAGGACGGGCAGTCGGTTCCGGTGGGAGTCGGGTTACCGACTATTAAGATCGATGAAATTACAGTCGGTGGCACGAGGAGCTAGACACTTTCTCCACGCGCGTTCTGCTGATCGATCGAACAACGATTAACGCATTGGTGCAACAACCGAATGTCTAAAGGTAGGTCGCTTTCAGTAGAGACGGCTAACGGGTATGCCCAGCTCGCGGCGGATGTTTTGGCTCGCGCCAAGGCCTGCGGTGCGACGGAAGCGGATATCGTGGTGGCTGACGGAGAGACTCTTTCTGTCCAAGTACGAGTCGGTGCCGTCGATCGACTGACCAAGGCGCGGGAGAAGCGGCTCGGTCTCCGTGTCTTTATTGGTAAGCGGTCCGCCACGACCTCCACATCAGACTTTTCACAAGCGTCACTCGAACGGCTCGTTGCAGATACCTGTACCTTGGCAGGAGCGGTGGTCGAGGATACGGTGTCCGGATTGCCGGATGCTGCTCAGATGGCCACGGAGCAGCCGAACCTTGACCTGTATGATGAAACGGTGCTTGATACGGAGACGCAGATCGACTGGGCGAAACGCGGAGAGGCTGCGGCGTTCGCGGCCGACACGCGCGTAACCAACTCGGAGGGTGCAGAATTCGACTCGTCTTCCGGGCGGGTGGTACTGGCCAACAGTCACGGATTCGTCGGGTCCTACAAGAGTTCAAGCTTTTCCCTGTCCGTTTCACCGATCGCGACCGACCCCGAAACAGGTGCCATGCAGCGGGACGCGTGGTATGAGGTGCAACGCAAGTTTGCGCGATTGGCGTCTGCGGAATCGATCGGACAAGAGGCGGCACGACGGGCCGTTCGTCGCTTAGGCGCGCGTAAGGTCTCGACCAAGCGCGTTCCGGTGGTGTTCGACCAGGAGACAGCCGGAAGCTTACTCGCCAACCTCTGCGGCGCCGTGTCTGGCTATGGCCTCTACAAACGCGCGTCCTTTCTTCTCGACAAACTCGGCCAGACGATCGCCTCCGAACTGCTCACCGTGTATGACGATGGACTAATGGCCGGTGGGCTTGGGTCTCGCCCGTTCGATGGGGAAGGGTTGGCGACTCGCAAGAATACG
The nucleotide sequence above comes from Nitrospira sp.. Encoded proteins:
- a CDS encoding TldD/PmbA family protein, whose protein sequence is MSKGRSLSVETANGYAQLAADVLARAKACGATEADIVVADGETLSVQVRVGAVDRLTKAREKRLGLRVFIGKRSATTSTSDFSQASLERLVADTCTLAGAVVEDTVSGLPDAAQMATEQPNLDLYDETVLDTETQIDWAKRGEAAAFAADTRVTNSEGAEFDSSSGRVVLANSHGFVGSYKSSSFSLSVSPIATDPETGAMQRDAWYEVQRKFARLASAESIGQEAARRAVRRLGARKVSTKRVPVVFDQETAGSLLANLCGAVSGYGLYKRASFLLDKLGQTIASELLTVYDDGLMAGGLGSRPFDGEGLATRKNTIVERGVLKSYMLDTYSGKKLGLPSTGNASRSVGESPSVGPTNFYLVPGTNSAQEIIGSVKDGLYVTELIGFGINMVTGDYSRGASGFWVENGELAYPVEEITIAGNLKQMFKDIEVVGNDLVFRGRITSPTLKISEMMVAGS